The window TGCGGCTGCTCGCCGAGCTCGACCGTATGACGGTCGACGCGGGCGGGGCGGTCAACCCTTACAAGGATGCCCGCATGGGCGCCGAGACCTTTGCGGCGTCCTTTCCGGAATGGCAGCGGCTGGAGGCGCTTCGCGACCCGGCATTCCTATCGAGCTTCTGGGCTCGAACGGCGAAAAAACTGGACGCAAGGCGCGGAACGGCGGAGGCGGCAGAGTAGATAGAATTTGAGTAAGTCATGGTAAATGAAGTGTTAAATCCATGGTTTACTCAAAACCTTCTTGTGACTTCACGAAACGTTTGCAGGTTTGTAGTAGGACTGCTGCGGGGCAGGGTGGCAATATGAAATACATCGTCTTCATTCTCTTCACGGTCATGACCAATGCCGCGGCGCAGCTGATGCTGAAGCAGGGCATGATGTCGCTCGGGCCGATCTCGTTCGAGGGCACCAATCCGCTCCTCAAGCTGCTGCAGATCGTCTTCAGCCCATGGGTTTTCGTCGGTCTGTGCACCTTCGTCATCTCGATGGCCTCGCACCTCTATGTGCTGTCCAAGGTCGAGCTCAGCTTCGCCTATCCGTTCCTCAGCCTGGCCTATGTCGCGGTCGCGATCTTCGCCTATTTCATCTTCCGCGAGGATATCAACGGCTGGCGCATCGCCGGCATCGCCTGCATCTGTGTCGGCACCGTGCTGATCGCGCAAAGTGGCCGGGAAATGGGCGGGCGCGGGCATGAGGACCAGACCGCTTCGATAATTCCCGACAAGATCGGCAGCAGCGAGATCGTTCGATGAGACATGTGATTTTCGGCGGCGACGGCTTCGTCGGCCGCCATCTTGCTCCCAGGCTCGTCGCGGACGGCGAGGAAGTTGTCGTCGCCGATGTCGTCAAGAGCGACCTGCCGCACTACCGCTCGGTCCGTTTCACCACATGCGACGTAACCGATCCGGCCTCTGTCGCCGCGGTCGGCCTCAGGGCCGACGACATGGTCTACAATCTGTCGGCCAAGATGCTGTCACCGATCCAGGTGCGCGCCAAGCGGCACGACTTCTTCTTTCCGGTCAATTTCCACGGCACCGAGCACATCATGCAGGCCATGGACAAGGCCGGCGCGCCAAAGCTCGTCCATTATACGACCGACATGATCTACGGCCACACGGTCACCTTGCCGATGACGGAGGACCACCCGGTCGCGCCGCTCGGCGAATATGGCTGGTCGAAGCAAAAGACCGAGGAACTTGCCGCCGAATGGCGCAAGCGCGGCATGTCGATCTCGCTGTTCAGGCCGCGCCTGATCATCGGACCCGGGCGTCTCGGCATCCTCGAAAAACTGTTCAAGCTGATCGACTGGAACCTGCCGGTGCCGATGATCGGCTCCGGGCGCAATCCCTATCAGTTCATTTCCGTTTTCGACTGCGCCGAAGCCGCGCGCGCGGCCTGGAAGGCCGGGGTGCCGAACGAGGCCTACAACCTTGGCTCGCTCAATCCGCCGCCAGTCAGGAAACTGCTAGGCGATCTGATCAAACATGCCGGCTCGAAGTCGATCCTGATCCCGACTCCCGGCTGGGCGGTCAAGCGCACGCTCGACCTGCTCGATTTGATGAACATGCCGATCATGGATCCGGAACAATATCTGATCGCCGATGAGGAATGCGTGCTCGACGTGTCGAAAGCCGGGCGCCAGCTCGGCTGGGTGCCGCGATACCGCGACGAGGACATGCTGATCGCCGCCTACAGCGAATACCGCGCCAAGAAAGACGGCCATGCCGTCGCTACGAAACATGTGCCTGCCGAGTAGGGCGCGAAGGGAGATTTCGAGATGACCGTAATGGCCAAGCCGGAACAGACAGGCACGCGCACGCTGGTCAACGCGCCGGCGCTGTCGCCCGCAGCAACAGCCAAGCCCGACCTGATCAGCGTCGAGCACGCCAAGGCGCTCGACGTCGCCCGCATCACCGACCTGTTCAAGGCGCATCTCAACCCCGGCCAATTGCATTTCATGAAGCTGCTCGGCTTCCACAAGATCAAGATCGAGCGCGCCGAGGGCATGTTCTACATCGACCAGAACGGCCGCAAGATCCTCGACTTCTTCGGCGGGTTCGGCTCGCTGGCCTTCGGCCACAACCATCCGCGCATTCTTGAAGCGCGCAAAAAGTTCCAGGAGGAAAAGCGCCAGGAAATCGCCATCGCCTTCATGTCGCAATATGCGGCGGCACTGGCGCACAACATCGCCAAGTGCTCGCCCGGCGATCTCGACATGGTGTTTTTGGGCTCCTCCGGCTCGGAAGCGATGGAAGCGGCGGTGAAGCTCGCCGAGCGAGCCGCCGGCCCGAAGCGGCCGAAAATCGTCTATGCCGAGAATTCCTTCCACGGCAAGACCAAGGGCGTGCTGGCGATCACCGACGGTTCACTCTACCGCGCCGATTTCAAGGTTCCTGAGAATGTCGTGCGGGTTCCCTTCGCCGACATCGATGCGGTCGAGCGTGCCTTCCGCAACGACCCCGAGATCGGCGTCATTGTGCTGGAAACCATCCAGGGCGGCGGCGGCATCATCCAGGCGCCGATCGAGTACTGGCAGAAGCTGCGCGCGCTCTGCGACAAGCACGGCGTGCTGTGGGTCGCCGACGAAGTGCAGTGCGGCTATGGCCGCTCCGGCCGCTTCTATGCTTTCGAGCATTACGGGGTTGTGCCCGACGTAACGGCGCTGGCGAAATCGCTAGGCGCCGGAAAAGCTGCGGTCGGCGCCATGATCGCCAAGCGCGACGTCTACATGAAAGCCTATGGCACGCCGAAGACGGCGATGATCCATGCCATGGCGACTTTCGGCGGCATGGGCGAGGCCTGCGTCACCGCGATCGAGGGGCTGAACGTCCTCTATGACGAGGGCCTGATCGACAATGCCGCCGCGACCGGCGATTACCTTTTGCAGCGCCTGCAGGCGCTGAAGGAAAAATATCCGAAGATCATCAAGGATGTGCGGGGCAAGGGTTTGATGGTCGGGCTCGAGTTCCACGATTTCTCGCAGACCTTGCCGATGGTTTTGCGGCCGGTGGTCAGCGTGCTCGACGACAAGCTCAAAGGTTCGCTGTCGGGCTTCGTCGGCTCGCTGCTCTTGCGCGATTACGACGTGCTCGTCGCCTTCACCGAGTACAACCGCAACGTCATCCGGCTGGAGCCGCCGCTGATCTGCCAATGCGAGCATGTCGACCGTTTCGTCGACGCCTTCGACAGCCTGCTCTCGCGCGGCATCGTGGCGATCGTGAAGGACTTCGTCAAAAGCCAAGTCGGCAAATAAGGCCGTTGAGCGAGACGATGCTGACCAGATCGCCGCCACCGAACAACCCGATCGACCGGCTCACCGAGGCCGGCCTGGCGTGGGGTGAGGGGACCTATGCGCGGCTGGCGGTGCCCATCGGGGCTGCGGCCTTCGCGCTCTACATCCTTTTGACCGCGTTTACCGCCTGGTTCATGCCCGACGCCAACTGGGACATGCTGCCTTATCTGGCGATCGCCGAGGAAGGCACCTATGCCGATCCACAGGCGCTGCATGATTATGCCTATGAGACGGTCAAGGCCGGCGTGTCGGCCGGCGACTACAAGGCGCTGACCGACGACGGCGGCGGCTTCCGCAGCCACATGACCGAAAATGCCGCCGACTTCCATTCGCTGCTCGGCATGTACCGGATCAAGTTCCTTTATGCCGAGGTGTTGTCCAGCCTCAGCCATATCGTGTCGCCGGTCGAAGCGATGCGGCTAGTGCAGGTGTTCTCGGTGCTTTTGTTCGGCGCCATCACGCTCGCCTGGCTACGCTCGCAGTACGCGCTGGCGCTGGCGCCGGTTGCCGGCGCTGTCCTGATCATGGCTGATTTCGGCGACGCGACACGCGCATCGACGCCCGACCTGTTGTGCTCGGCGCTGTTCGTCGGCGGGCTCTTTGCCTATGTACGCAAACGCGAGGCGGCGACCGCGATCCTGCTCTTCCTTGCCTTCATGGCGCGGCCGGACAATATTGTCTTCCTTGCCATTTTCGCCGTGCTGCTGGTCGTCTTCCGGCAAAGGGCATGGGGCGCGCTGGCCGGCTTCGCCGCCTCCTTCGTCGCCTATTTCGCCATCTCGCACTGGGCCCAGCATCCGGGCTGGTGGCCGCATCTGTGGTTCTCCAGCATCGAGCAGCACTACAACATGGACGGCTTCGAGCCGCCTTTCTCGGTGGCTGCTTATCTCAAAGCCTTCGCTGCTTCGGTGGTGCGCTCCGTCAGCGTCAACAGCTGGGTCGGCGTCTCGGTGCTGGCGCTGGCCGGATGGTATGGGCTTGACCGCGCCGGCTTCAGGCTCGACCGCCGCGCAGGTATCCTGCTTGCAGCACTTGTGCTCGGCGTGTTGGCAAAGTTTGCCGTCTTCCCGATCCACGACACCCGCATCTACTTTCCCAATCTGTTGCCGCCGTTCCTGTTGCTCGCCGCGCCCTTGATGGCGCTGTGGGGGTCGGCGAGCCATGGCGCACGCCACGCGGCACCGCAGGCCACTTCCGGAGACAAATCATGAGTTCGGTTTCCAGCCTGGCGCGCGTTCTTGTCTCGCTCGGCCTTCCCGCCGGCCTGCTCGACCGCGGCCCGGCGCTGCGCGGCACGAAGTTCCTCGCCAAGGCTGCCCTGGAGGCGCGTTTCAGCGGCGGCAGGCCGTTCCAGATGGTCAATGTCGGCGCCTGTGATGGCGCGCTGTTCGACGACGTCACACCCTGGCTGCACCGCATTCCGCGCGCCCGTGCCATGCTGGTCGAGCCGATCCCCTATAACCAGAAGCGGCTGCGCGCCAATTATCCCGATGCCGAGCGCTTCGTCATCGAGCCGGTGGCGGTGACCAGGACCAAGGGTACCATCACCGTCCACACTTTCGATGCCGCGGCGCTGGAAGCCGGCACGCTGCCGATCGAGTTCATCGGCTGCTCATCGGTCACAGACACCAATCTGATGTCGGGCAAGAATGCCTGGGGCGAGGCCGACGCCAACTTCAACAAGTTCGCGCCGCACCTCAAGGACATCGAGGTGCCGTCCGAGACGCTGCAGACGCTGCTCGACCGCAACGGCATCACCCATATCGACGCTTTCCTGGTCGATTGCGAAGGCGCCGACTGGATGGTGTTCGAACAGCTCGACCTCAAGCGCTACCGTCCCGGCATGATCAAGGTCGAGGTTGGCGCGCTGCCGGCCGCCGAGATCGGCCAGGTCGTCGTCAAGCTGAAGACCGCCGGTTACCAGGTCGGATTCCAGGCCGAGGATGTCTGGGCCTTCGCCTGAAAAAACGCCTTCCACAGCGAGCCTGCAGCCATGGTCGCGCCGCACCTGCGGCGTGTCGCAAACAGGCGGTAGCCGGGTCACTGTCCTCTGCATATTGTGCGCCCATTAAACGGGCGCCAATTTGCCCGCTTGTCACTTGGAGTCGAGGGCAATGGCAGAGTTTCCGAAAAAGGCGAAGGTCGTCATCGTCGGTCTGGGCGGTATCGTCGGCGCATCCGTCGCCCATCATCTGATCGAGCGTGGCTGGGACGACATCGTCGGCATCGACAAATCGGGCATCCCGACCGATATCGGCTCGACCGCGCATGCCTCGGATTTCTGCTACACGACCAGCCATGACTTTCTGTCCTGCTGGACGACGCTTTACTCCATCGATTTCTACGAGAAGATGGGCCACTACGCCCGCATCGGCGGCCTCGAGGTCGCCCGCGTGGGCGATGATGGCCGCATGGCCGAGATCAAGCGCAAGATCGCCTCGGCGAAATCCTTCGGCACCCGCGCGCGCCTGATCGAGCCGGCCGAGATCAAGCAAAAATTCCCGCTGATCGAGGAGCACCTGGTGCAAGGCGGCCTGTGGGATCCGGATGCGGGCCTTGTCATCCCCCGCTCGCAGACGGTGGCTGGCAAGCTGGTCGACCAGGGTGTCGCCTCCGGCAAGCTCCAGGCGTTCGCGAACACCTCTGCCAAGTCGCTCATCATCGAGGGCGGCCGTATCAAGGGCGTGGTGACCGAGCGCGGCACGATCGAAGCCGACTATGTGGTCGTCTGCACCGGTATCTGGGGACGTTTGACCGCAGCACTGGTCGGCGAGGACCTGCCGGTCATGCCGATCGACCATCCGCTCACTTTCTTCGGCCCCTACAACGAGTTCGCCGGCACCGGCAAGGAGATCGGCTGGCCGCTGCTGCGCGATCAGGGCAATTCGGCCTATATGCGCGACACCGGCGATCCGAAGACCGCCGAGGGCGGGCAGATCGAATGGGGCTATTACGAGGAAACCAATCCGCGCCTTTGCCATCCGCGCGACCTGCTGGAAAAGGACCAGGCGCGGCTTTCGCCGTCGCAGCGCGACCTCGACATGGAGCAGATCATGGCGCCGCTGGAGCGTGCCATGGAGCTGACGCCGATCCTCGGCGAGCTCGGCTACAATGAAGGCCATTCCTTCAACGGGCTGCTGCAGGTGACCACGGACGGCGGACCCTCCATGGGCGAAAGCCAGAAGGTGAGGGGGCTGTGGTATGCCGTCGCCATCTGGGTCAAGGACGGCCCCGGCATGGGCAAGCTGATCGCCGACTGGATGACCGACGGCCGCACAGCGATCGACCATCACGCCATCGACTATGCGCGCTTTTATCCGCACCAGATGCAGGAGCAGTTCATCTGGGACCGCTGCACCGAAACGGCGATGAAGGTCTACAATCCGGCGGTGCATCCGCGCGAGCCTTTCTCCAAGGGCCGCAACATCCGCCGCTCGCCGTTCTGGGAGCGCGAGAAGGAGCTCGGCGGCTATTTCATGGAGCTGGGCGGCTGGGAACGCGCGCATGGCTACGCCGCCAACGAGCATCTGCTGGAAAAATATGGCAACCGGGTGCCGGTGCGTGAAGACGAATGGGACAACCGCCATTTCTGGCGCGTGTCGAATGCCGAGCACCTGGCCATGAGCGAGGATTGCGGCATCGTCAACCTGTCGCATTTCTCCATGTATGACGTCGAGGGACCCGACCATGTCGCGCTGCTGGAGTGGCTGTGCGCGGCCAAGATCGGCGGCGACAACAACATCGGCAAGGGCATCTACACTCACTTCCTCGACGAGGAAGGCATGGTGCGCGCCGACTTTACCGTCATCCGCATGGCCGATCGCTGCCGGGTTATCGACGGCGCCGACGCCGGCCCGCGCGACTTCCGCTACATGCAGCGCACCGCGCAGGACAAGAGTTTTGATGTCACTATCACCGACGTGACAGAGAAATACGTCACCATCGGCATCTGGGGACCGAATGCGCGCACGACCCTGCAGAAGGTGGTCGAGGATCCAAACGGGCTGACGCCTGAGAATTTCCCCTTCGCTGCGATCAAGCCGATCCGGATCGGCGGCAGGGACGTCACCGCGTTCCGCATCTCCTATGTCGGCGAGCAGGGCTGGGAACTGCATATGCGCTACGAGGACGGCCTTGCCGTCTGGGACGCGCTGCGCTCGACCGGAGTCATGCCGTTCGGCGTCGAGACCTATGCCAACACGCGCCGCATGGAAAAGAGCCTGCGGCTGCAGAACGCCGATCTTCTCACCGAGTACAACCTGCTCGAAGCCGACCTTGCCCGCCCGAAGGTCAAGGAAAACGATTTCTGCGGCAAGGCCAAACATTTGGAATATCGCGCCCGCGAGCACCAGCCGGCGATGCTGTGCACGCTGGTGATGACCGACAACAAGGACTCGAAGGGCGTCGCGCGCTATCCGGTCGGCACCATGCCGGTGCTGGATCCGGCGACCGGCGGGACACTGGTCGACGAACTCGGCCGCCGTTCCTTCACCACCTCGGTCGCCTATGGTCCGACCATCGGCAAGAACATCGCGCTCGCCTATCTGCCCTGGGCCTACTGCCAGGAGGGCCGCAAGCTCAATGTGGAGTATTTCGGCGAAACCTATCCGGTCGAGGTGGCAAGCGTCGGCTACAAGCCGCTCTACGACCCGGAGAACCTGAAGCCGAGAAGCTGAGGCTCCACGTGTTCGCAGAAGGCCTGGTTTGCTCCGGGCCTTTTTACTTTTTCCGGCGGCGATTTTCACTTACCCTTCCGTGATGTCCGCTTCCGGCCGTGCAGGTCCTTGGCTTTCGGGCGCCGCCGCGTTGGCGATGCTGTTTGGCCTGACCACAGCATCGGCCGCCGCCGAGCCGGTCGATGTCGAACTGGTGCTGGCGGTCGATGTTTCGCTCTCGATGTCGCCGGCTGAGCTGGAGATCCAGCGCCATGGCTATGCGGCGGCGCTGACGCACGACAACGTGCTCAAGGCCATCGCCGACGGCACCTATGGCAAGATAGCGGTCACCTATGTCGAATGGGCCGGCACTAGATGGCAGCGGGTCATCGTGCCGTGGACGGTGATCGCCAATCGCGCCGATGCCGAAAGGGTGGTCGCGCAGCTCAACGCCCGTGCGCCGGACAGCGCCCGGCGCACGTCGATCTCCGGCGCGCTGACCTTCGGCAGCGACCTGTTCGCCGAGAGCGGCTTTCAGGGAACCAAGCGCGTCATCGATGTTTCGGGCGATGGGCCCAACAACCAAGGTCCGCCGGTCAACCTGACGCGCGACGAGGTGGTCAGGCAAGGCATCACCATCAACGGGCTGCCGTTGATGACGCGGGGTGGCTTCAGCGGCGCCTTCGACGTCGACAATCTCGACCGCTATTACAGCGATTGCGTGATCGGCGGACCCGGCGCCTTCATGATCCCGGTCAACGACTGGACACAGTTTCCCGAAGCCATCCGCCGCAAGCTGGTGCTGGAACTTGCCGGTCCGGCGTCGCGACAATGGGCTGCGGAAGAGATGGCTCACCCGCCGGTCGTCCGGACCGATGACAGGCCGCCCGCTGATTGCCTGGCTGGCGAGAAGATGTGGCGCAACCGCGGCTGGGGCATGCCGTGACGGATCGAGAAGCCGCTCCTCCGAAAACCGGTTCCCACTTTTCGGGATCATGCTCCAGTTTGGATCATGGCCGAGTGCGGCGTCAGCTTCATTGACAAGCCTTTTGGCGTCTGTGAGACAATTCTGTCTCACCACACAAAAGGGGAACCACAATGAAAAGAACCACCATTTTCGCGGCGGCGCTAACGGCCGTTGCGGCGTTGTCCGCGCCGGCCATGGCCGCCACGTCGCTCACCATCGGCATCAGCGGCTGGACCGGCTTCGCGCCGCTGACTTTGGCCAAGCAGGCCGGCCTCTTCGAGAAGCACGGCCTCGACGTCACGCTGAAGAAGGTGCCGCAGGCCAGCCGTCCGCTCGCCATCGCTAGCGGTGACCTGCAATGCGCGGCGACCACGGTCGAGACGTGGATGGTGTGGAACGCCAGCGGCGTCACCACCAAGCAAATTTTCCAGCTCGACAAATCCTATGGCGCGGACGGCATCGTCGTGCGCAACGACATCAAGACCGTCGCCGACCTCAAGGGCAAGACCGTGGCTTCCTCGGCGCCCGGCACCTCGCCCTATTTCCTGCTTGCCTGGGTGCTCAACAAGAACGGCATGACGACCAAGGACGTCACCGTCGTCAACCTGGAGCCGGACGCCGCCGCACAGGCCTTCCTTGCCGGCCAGAACGATGCTGCCGTCACCTATGAGCCCTTCATCTCGGCTGTGCGCGGCAAGGCCGACCAGGGCCATATCCTGGTGACCACGCTTGATTATCCGATGGTGCTGGACACCGTCGGCTGCACGCCGGACTTCCTCAAGGCCAATCCCGATGCCGCCAAAGCGCTGGCCGACAGCTATTTCGACGCGCTCGACATGATCAAGAAGGATCCGCAGAAATCCTACGAGATCATGGGCGCCGACGTGAAGCAATCGGCCAAGGAATTCGAGGATTCCGCCAAGTACCTGAAATGGGCCGACAAGGCCGAGAACAAGCAGTTCTTCACCAAGGAGTTCCAGGATTTCTCCAAGACCGCGGGCGAACTGCTGCTGCAGATGGGACTGATCAAGCAAGCGCCTGATGTCACCACGCTGGCCGACACCAGCGCGGTGGCCAACTGATCGCGGATCGTCCCGTCGACGGCGGCGATAACACGCCGCCGTCCTTCCTCCTCAAGGACCGTTCCTGATGCCGCGCCCCTTGCATCCCGTCCCGCCGGGCACGCGAACCGTGCTCGGCATTTCCTTCTTCGTGCTGTTCGTCTGCTTCTGGGCGTGGATCACGCTGGGCGGTCACGTCAACCGCATCTTCCTCGCCGATCCGCTGTCGATGGTGAAGGACGGCCGGCGGCTGCTGGTCGAGGACCGTTTCTGGCTGGATATACTGATCACCATCTGGCGGGTCTTCGGCGGCTTCGTGCTGGCCTCGGTCATAGCCGTGCCGATCGGCATCGCCATGGGCGCCTGGAAGCCGGTGGAGGCTTTTCTCGAGCCGTTCGTGTCCTTTGCCCGCTATCTGCCGGCCTCCGCCTTCATCCCGCTGCTCATCCTGTGGGCTGGCATCGGCGAACTGGAAAAGCTTCTGGTGATCTTCGTCGGCTCGGTCTTCCAGATCATCCTGATCGTCGCGGTCAAGGTCGGCAGCACCAGGCGCGACCTGGTCGAAGCCGCCTATACGCTCGGGGCAACCGACAACGGCATTGTCAAACGGGTGATCATGCCGGCCAATGCGCCGGAGATCGCCGAGACGCTGCGGCTGGTGCTCGGCTGGGCCTGGACCTATGTCATCGTCGCCGAGCTGATCGGCTCGTCTTCGGGCATCGGCTACATGATCATCAACAGCCAGTCGCGGCTGGCGACCGGGCAGATCATTTTCGGCATCATCGTGATCGGGCTGATCGGACTGTTGTCCGACTTCGCCTTCAAGGCGCTCAACCGCTGGCTCTATCCGTGGAGCCTGGCGTGAGCAAGCTTGTAATCGAAGGCGTTTCGCGGACCTTCGCCGGGGTGCGCGGCGGCAGCCCGGTCCAGGCGCTGCAGCCGGTCGACCTCGCCGTCGAGGCCAATGATTTCATCACCATCCTCGGGCCTTCCGGCTGCGGAAAATCGACGCTGCTGAGGATCGTCGCCGGGCTGGAGGCGCCGAGCCAGGGCCGCGTGCTGCTCGACGGCAAGGCCGTCATCCGGCCAGGTCCGGACCGCGGCATGGTCTTCCAGTCCTATACGCTGTTTCCGTGGCTGACGGTGGCCGAAAACATCGCCTTCGGCTTGCGTGAGCGCCGCATGCCGGAGCGCGAGCGCAACGAGATCGTGGCTTCCTATGTCGATCTCGTCGGGCTCAAAGGTTTCGAGAACCACTGGCCGAAGCAGCTTTCCGGCGGCATGCAGCAGCGCACGGCGATCGCGCGCGCTCTCGCCAACGATCCGGAAATCCTGTTGCTCGACGAGCCGTTCGGCGCGCTCGACAACCAGACCCGCGGACTGATGCAGGAATTGCTGCTCGGCATCTGGGAGCGGCGCAAGAAGACGGTGCTGTTCGTCACCCACGATATCGAGGAGGCGATCTTCATGGCCTCGCGCGTGATCGTGATGACGGCGCGGCCGGGCCGCATCAAGTCGGACGTGCCGGTCGAGCTGCCGCATCCGCGCCACTACACGCTGAAGACCAGCCCGGAGTTCTCGGCGCTCAAGGCGCAACTGACTGAAGACATCCGCATCGAGGCGATGCGCACGGCGCAGGGGCAGCCCGCCTAGGATTCGACGACGCTTATCGGCTCAAGCCGCCAGCAGCTGCTTGCGGTCGACGCGCTCCTGCTGCGGCGAGCGGGCGTAAAGCTCACGGTAGCACTTCGAGAAATGCGAGGCCGAGACGAAGCCGCAGGCCACCGCCACCTCGACCACCGGCATAGACGACTGGATCAAGAGATGCCGGGCACGGTCGAGACGGATCTCCAGATAATAGCGGGCAGGCGAGCGGCCCATCTCGGTGCGGAACAGGCGCTCGATCTGCCGGCGCGACAGGTCGACATGGTCGGCGATCTCAATCAGCGACAGCGGCTCGGAAAGGTTGGCTTCCATCAGCTCGATGATGGTCAGCACCTTGGAATTCTGGACGCCGAGGCGGGCGCGCAGCGGCAGGCGCTGGCGGTCGGTCGGGCTGCGGACGCGGTCGGTCAGCACCTGCTCGCAGACGCGGTTGACGAGGCTTTCGTCGAAATCGTCGCCGATCAGCTTCAGCATCATGTCGAGCGCAGCGGTGCCGCCGGCGCAGGTGTAGACATTCTGGTCGATCTCGTAGAGATCGGCAAAGACGTTGGCCTTCGGGTAGGCTTCGGAGAAGCCCGGCAGGTTTTCCCAATGGATGGCGCAGCGCTTGTTGGAGAGCAGCCCGGCGGCAGCCAGGATATGCGCGCCGGTGCATAGACCGCCGACGGCAACGCCGCGATTATATTCCTCGCGCAGCCAGGCGAAGGCCGACCTGTTCTGATAGCGCTCGACATTGATGCCGCTGCAGACGATGGCCATGTTGGGCCGGTCCGGCCCGGCCATCTTCTTGCGCTCTTCCTCCAGCGAGGTGTTGACGGCGCATTCGACACCGTTCGAGGCGCGCACCGGCTTGCCGTCGATGCTGGCCAGACGCCAGCGATAGGCCTCGTAGCCGAGCATCCGGTTGGCCGAGCGCAGCGGGTCGAGCGCCGTGGCAAAGGCGATCATGGTGAAATCGGGGACGAGGAAGAATACAAACGATCTTTTGATCGGATGCTTTACGGCATTCACGGGGGAACCTCACGCGGCCATGACGCGAACAGAATGTCGCGAACAGCATAGCGACATCAGGAAAAATCATTCCTGTCAATCGGGTAGGCGGCTAAGTGAAGACTAAATTTGCGACATGGGTCGCAAATGGGCAATTCTGCCCGTAAAGTGAGTGCAATTGGCTGAGCGCGAAAATGAAAACGCCGCCTCGGCGAAACCGGGCGGCGTTGCACGCAATTCAGTGGAACGGCATCAAATGCCGTCGGCAAGCGGCTGGCTCAGGCAACAAAGCCGAGACGGGCAGCAGCCATGGCGCCGGTCTGGCCGGGCATGGTGTTGGCGA is drawn from Mesorhizobium sp. B1-1-8 and contains these coding sequences:
- a CDS encoding EamA family transporter; amino-acid sequence: MKYIVFILFTVMTNAAAQLMLKQGMMSLGPISFEGTNPLLKLLQIVFSPWVFVGLCTFVISMASHLYVLSKVELSFAYPFLSLAYVAVAIFAYFIFREDINGWRIAGIACICVGTVLIAQSGREMGGRGHEDQTASIIPDKIGSSEIVR
- a CDS encoding NAD-dependent epimerase/dehydratase family protein, coding for MRHVIFGGDGFVGRHLAPRLVADGEEVVVADVVKSDLPHYRSVRFTTCDVTDPASVAAVGLRADDMVYNLSAKMLSPIQVRAKRHDFFFPVNFHGTEHIMQAMDKAGAPKLVHYTTDMIYGHTVTLPMTEDHPVAPLGEYGWSKQKTEELAAEWRKRGMSISLFRPRLIIGPGRLGILEKLFKLIDWNLPVPMIGSGRNPYQFISVFDCAEAARAAWKAGVPNEAYNLGSLNPPPVRKLLGDLIKHAGSKSILIPTPGWAVKRTLDLLDLMNMPIMDPEQYLIADEECVLDVSKAGRQLGWVPRYRDEDMLIAAYSEYRAKKDGHAVATKHVPAE
- a CDS encoding aspartate aminotransferase family protein, which translates into the protein MTVMAKPEQTGTRTLVNAPALSPAATAKPDLISVEHAKALDVARITDLFKAHLNPGQLHFMKLLGFHKIKIERAEGMFYIDQNGRKILDFFGGFGSLAFGHNHPRILEARKKFQEEKRQEIAIAFMSQYAAALAHNIAKCSPGDLDMVFLGSSGSEAMEAAVKLAERAAGPKRPKIVYAENSFHGKTKGVLAITDGSLYRADFKVPENVVRVPFADIDAVERAFRNDPEIGVIVLETIQGGGGIIQAPIEYWQKLRALCDKHGVLWVADEVQCGYGRSGRFYAFEHYGVVPDVTALAKSLGAGKAAVGAMIAKRDVYMKAYGTPKTAMIHAMATFGGMGEACVTAIEGLNVLYDEGLIDNAAATGDYLLQRLQALKEKYPKIIKDVRGKGLMVGLEFHDFSQTLPMVLRPVVSVLDDKLKGSLSGFVGSLLLRDYDVLVAFTEYNRNVIRLEPPLICQCEHVDRFVDAFDSLLSRGIVAIVKDFVKSQVGK
- a CDS encoding FkbM family methyltransferase, whose amino-acid sequence is MSSVSSLARVLVSLGLPAGLLDRGPALRGTKFLAKAALEARFSGGRPFQMVNVGACDGALFDDVTPWLHRIPRARAMLVEPIPYNQKRLRANYPDAERFVIEPVAVTRTKGTITVHTFDAAALEAGTLPIEFIGCSSVTDTNLMSGKNAWGEADANFNKFAPHLKDIEVPSETLQTLLDRNGITHIDAFLVDCEGADWMVFEQLDLKRYRPGMIKVEVGALPAAEIGQVVVKLKTAGYQVGFQAEDVWAFA
- a CDS encoding GcvT family protein, with translation MAEFPKKAKVVIVGLGGIVGASVAHHLIERGWDDIVGIDKSGIPTDIGSTAHASDFCYTTSHDFLSCWTTLYSIDFYEKMGHYARIGGLEVARVGDDGRMAEIKRKIASAKSFGTRARLIEPAEIKQKFPLIEEHLVQGGLWDPDAGLVIPRSQTVAGKLVDQGVASGKLQAFANTSAKSLIIEGGRIKGVVTERGTIEADYVVVCTGIWGRLTAALVGEDLPVMPIDHPLTFFGPYNEFAGTGKEIGWPLLRDQGNSAYMRDTGDPKTAEGGQIEWGYYEETNPRLCHPRDLLEKDQARLSPSQRDLDMEQIMAPLERAMELTPILGELGYNEGHSFNGLLQVTTDGGPSMGESQKVRGLWYAVAIWVKDGPGMGKLIADWMTDGRTAIDHHAIDYARFYPHQMQEQFIWDRCTETAMKVYNPAVHPREPFSKGRNIRRSPFWEREKELGGYFMELGGWERAHGYAANEHLLEKYGNRVPVREDEWDNRHFWRVSNAEHLAMSEDCGIVNLSHFSMYDVEGPDHVALLEWLCAAKIGGDNNIGKGIYTHFLDEEGMVRADFTVIRMADRCRVIDGADAGPRDFRYMQRTAQDKSFDVTITDVTEKYVTIGIWGPNARTTLQKVVEDPNGLTPENFPFAAIKPIRIGGRDVTAFRISYVGEQGWELHMRYEDGLAVWDALRSTGVMPFGVETYANTRRMEKSLRLQNADLLTEYNLLEADLARPKVKENDFCGKAKHLEYRAREHQPAMLCTLVMTDNKDSKGVARYPVGTMPVLDPATGGTLVDELGRRSFTTSVAYGPTIGKNIALAYLPWAYCQEGRKLNVEYFGETYPVEVASVGYKPLYDPENLKPRS
- a CDS encoding DUF1194 domain-containing protein, with product MSASGRAGPWLSGAAALAMLFGLTTASAAAEPVDVELVLAVDVSLSMSPAELEIQRHGYAAALTHDNVLKAIADGTYGKIAVTYVEWAGTRWQRVIVPWTVIANRADAERVVAQLNARAPDSARRTSISGALTFGSDLFAESGFQGTKRVIDVSGDGPNNQGPPVNLTRDEVVRQGITINGLPLMTRGGFSGAFDVDNLDRYYSDCVIGGPGAFMIPVNDWTQFPEAIRRKLVLELAGPASRQWAAEEMAHPPVVRTDDRPPADCLAGEKMWRNRGWGMP